One Nocardioides aromaticivorans genomic window carries:
- a CDS encoding DNA repair helicase XPB: MTDGPLIVQSDKSLLLEVDHEQAAECRKAIAPFAELERSPEHIHTYRLTPLGLWNARAAGHDAEQVIDTLLTWSRYPVPHALLVDVAETMSRYGRLRLEKHPTHGLVLASNDRPLLEEVLRSKKVAGMLGNRIDDLPDDEQGVAVHPSERGNLKQALLKLGWPAEDYAGYVDGEAHPIALAEDGWSLRAYQAEAAESFWHGGSGVVVLPCGAGKTIVGAAAMAEAGATTLILVTNTVSARQWKDELVRRTSLTPDEIGEYSGTVKEVRPVTIATYQVVTTKRKGVYPHLELFDARDWGLIVYDEVHLLPAPIFRMTADLQARRRLGLTATLVREDGREGDVFSLIGPKRYDAPWKDIEAQGWIAPADCIEVRISLPDASRMAYATSDPEERYRLAACTPEKVKVVRDLVDRHRGQPTLVIGQYLEQLSELSEALDAPVITGQTPVKERQRLFDGFRSGEIGLLVVSKVANFSIDLPSAEVAIQVSGSFGSRQEEAQRLGRLLRPGEPGPDGERKVAHFYTIVSRDTVDAEFAQNRQRFLAEQGYAYRIVDAQDLTGA; the protein is encoded by the coding sequence GTGACAGACGGACCCCTGATCGTGCAGTCGGACAAGTCGCTGCTGCTGGAGGTCGACCACGAGCAGGCGGCCGAGTGCCGCAAGGCGATCGCCCCGTTCGCGGAGCTCGAGCGCTCGCCCGAGCACATCCACACCTACCGGCTGACCCCGCTCGGGCTGTGGAACGCCCGCGCGGCCGGGCACGACGCCGAGCAGGTGATCGACACGCTGCTGACCTGGTCGCGCTACCCGGTCCCCCACGCGCTGCTGGTCGACGTGGCCGAGACGATGTCGCGCTACGGCCGGCTGCGGCTGGAGAAGCACCCGACCCACGGCCTCGTCCTCGCGTCGAACGACCGGCCGCTGCTGGAGGAGGTGCTGCGGTCGAAGAAGGTCGCCGGGATGCTCGGCAACCGGATCGACGACCTGCCCGACGACGAGCAGGGCGTCGCGGTCCACCCCTCCGAGCGCGGCAACCTCAAGCAGGCCCTGCTCAAGCTCGGGTGGCCGGCCGAGGACTACGCCGGGTACGTCGACGGCGAGGCCCACCCGATCGCGCTGGCCGAGGACGGCTGGTCGCTGCGCGCCTACCAGGCCGAGGCGGCGGAGTCCTTCTGGCACGGCGGCTCCGGCGTCGTCGTCCTGCCCTGCGGCGCGGGCAAGACCATCGTCGGTGCCGCGGCGATGGCCGAGGCCGGCGCCACCACGCTGATCCTGGTGACCAACACCGTGAGCGCCCGCCAGTGGAAGGACGAGCTGGTCCGCCGTACCTCCCTCACGCCGGACGAGATCGGCGAGTACTCCGGCACCGTCAAGGAGGTCCGGCCGGTCACGATCGCGACCTACCAGGTCGTGACCACGAAGCGGAAGGGCGTCTACCCGCACCTCGAGCTGTTCGACGCCCGCGACTGGGGCCTCATCGTGTACGACGAGGTGCACCTCCTGCCCGCGCCGATCTTCCGGATGACGGCGGACCTGCAGGCCCGCCGCCGACTGGGGCTCACCGCGACGCTGGTGCGCGAGGACGGCCGCGAGGGCGACGTCTTCTCGCTCATCGGTCCCAAGCGGTACGACGCCCCCTGGAAGGACATCGAGGCGCAGGGCTGGATCGCGCCCGCGGACTGCATCGAGGTCCGGATCTCGCTGCCCGACGCCTCGCGGATGGCCTACGCGACCTCCGACCCGGAGGAGCGCTACCGGCTCGCCGCCTGCACGCCGGAGAAGGTGAAGGTCGTGCGCGACCTGGTCGACCGGCACCGCGGCCAGCCGACTCTCGTGATCGGGCAGTACCTCGAGCAGCTCTCCGAGCTGAGCGAGGCCCTGGACGCCCCGGTCATCACCGGTCAGACGCCGGTCAAGGAGCGCCAGCGCCTCTTCGACGGGTTCCGCTCCGGCGAGATCGGCCTGCTGGTGGTCTCGAAGGTCGCGAACTTCTCCATCGACCTGCCCTCCGCCGAGGTGGCCATCCAGGTGTCCGGCTCGTTCGGCTCACGCCAGGAGGAGGCGCAGCGGCTCGGCCGCCTGCTCCGCCCCGGCGAGCCGGGGCCGGACGGCGAGCGGAAGGTGGCGCACTTCTACACGATCGTGTCGCGCGACACCGTGGACGCGGAGTTCGCGCAGAACCGGCAGCGGTTCCTCGCGGAGCAGGGCTATGCCTACCGGATCGTCGACGCCCAGGACCTCACGGGCGCCTGA